A region of the Pseudarthrobacter sp. MM222 genome:
CCGGTGACCAGGATGCTCAGGGCGCGGTCGACGACGTCGGAAAGTTGCCATGGCGGGACGACGGCGTCGATGAGGCCCTTGTCGAAGAGGTTCTCAGCCACTTGGACCCGCTCCGGAAACGGTGTGCCGTGAAGGGCCTCGTAGACGCGGGGTCCGAGGAAGCCGAGGAGGGCGCCGGGTTCGGCGACGGTGATGTGGCCGAGGGATCCCCAGGACGCCATGACGCCGCCGGTGGTAGGGTGCCGCAGGTAGACGAGGTAGGGCAGCCCCGCCTGGCGGTGCGCACGGACCGCGGCGCTGATTTTCACCATGGACAGGAATGCGATGGTACCTTCCTGCATGCGGGTGCCGCCCGACGCCGGGCCGGCCAGGAGGGGCAGGCCCTCCCGGGTTGCCCGTTCGACGGCGGTGACGATGCGTTCGGCTGCGGCGACGCCGATGGAACCGGCGAGGAAGCGGAATTCGCTGACGATGACGGCCACGCGCCGGCCCCGGATGAGGCCCTGGCCGGTGAGGACGGATTCATCCACGCCGGTCTTGGCGCGGGCAGCCGCCAGTTCCTGCCGGTACTCGGGGCCCGGATCGGGGTCCACAACCGGACCGTCCCAGCTCTGGTACGAGCCCGGATCGAGCACAGCCGTGATGAGTTCCGTGGCGTCCAGGTGCCTGGCCTTCTGTTCGGTCACCATGTTCAGCGCTTTTCCTGTTCCGGACCGGCTGGCGTGCCGGTTCCAGTCCCTGTTCTCCTCGTCTCGGCCGGCACCAGACCGAGCCACTGCCGGATCTGCTCCCCGTCCTGGTCCAGCAGCGGCGGCGCGGTGTGCGTTGTCAGCGTGGTTTCCGCGGTGTCCGCGGCGCTGAAGAACCGCAGCGGCGGACCGGGCAGGCTCACCTTCCCCAGAATTTTGTGCTCGACGTCGATCACGAGCCCCTGGGAATGGACCTGTTCCCACTCGTAGACTTCGTCCAGAGCGCGGACTTTGCCGGCCGGAATGCCTGCGGCGTTGAGTTTGGCGAGCAGCGGCTCGGCCTCGAATTCGGAGAAGGCCTGCTCGATTTCTTCGATGACTTTCGCGCGGTTGCGGACCCGGTCCGCGTTGGTGGCGAATTCCGGCCGCGCAGCGTCAATACCAAAGGCGGAGGCGAACGTGCTCCAAAGCTTCTCGCTGCCCACACTGATCTGCACACTGCCCTGCCGGCAGTGGAAAAGGCCGTAGGGGGCGATGGAGGGGTGGTGGTTTCCCTGCGCCTTGGGGACTTCGCCGGCGACCGTTGCCCTGGTGCCCTGGAAGGCGTGCACCCCGATGAGCGCCGCAAGCAGTGACGTGCGCACGATCTGGCCCTGGCCGGTCCGCTCGCGCTGCAGCAGCGCGGCGAGCGTCCCGAACGCCCCGTACATTCCGGACAGCAGATCGGCGATGGGAACGCCCACCCGCTGGGGATCGTCCGGCCCGGACCCGGTCAGGGACATCAGTCCGGCCTCTCCCTGGAGGATCTGGTCGTAGCCGCTGCGCCGGGATTCCGGCCCGTCGTGCCCGAAGCCGGTGATGGACAGGACCACCAGTGCAGGGTTCAACTCGTGCATTTCCGCGGCGGAGAAGCCCAGCCGGTCCAGGACGCCGGGGCGGAAGTTCTCGATGACGACGTCGGCGCGTTCCAGCAGTTCACGCAGGACTGTCCGGCCGTCGTCGCTCTTGAGGTCCAGGGCGATGGATTCCTTGTTGCGGTTGCAGGACAGGAAGTAGGTGGCCTGGGGATCGTCCTCGGGACCGACGAACGGGGGACCCCACCCGCGGGTGTCGTCTCCGGTGCCGGGGTTCTCGACTTTGATGACCCGGGCGCCGAGGTCGGCCAGCATCATGCCGGCGTGCGGGCCGGCCAAGGCACGGCTCAGGTCCACCACAAGGTAGCCCGCGAGCGGGCCCTCGGCGTGGATAGTCGGTTCAGTGCTCATGTTGATAGTCCTTTATGTGCGTGGAGGGAGCGGGCTGAAGGGGCGGGCTACATCCAGCCCGGGAGCACCATGACCAGCCAGGCAATGGCGGGGCCGACAGCGACGACGATGCCGCTGTACGCCAGAATCTGCTTGTAGAACTTGTCCTTGTCCACGTCTTCCGGAGCGTTGGCCAGCACCAGGGCGCCGTTGGTGGAGAACGGGGACACGTCCACGATCGTGGAGGACACAGCCAGGGCGGCGATCACCCCGACGGCGCCGATCTCTCCGGTCGCCAGGAACGGCACCGCGAGCGGGATCAGGGCCGCAAGGATCGCGGTGGAGGACGCGAACGCCGACACCACGGCGCCGATGTAGCAGATCAGCAGAGCCGCCAGGAGCGGCATGCCAAGTTGGGTCACGCCGTCGGACACGAACTTGATGGTGCCCGCTTCTTCGAGGACACCCACGAAGGTGAGCATGCCGCAGATGAGCAGCACGGTGGACCAGCTGATCTTGTTGACGGCACCCTTCTGTGCTGCCGGGGATACGAGGGCCAGGATGATGGCGATGGTAATGGAAACGAAGCCGACGTCCACCTTGAAGCCGAGGGAGATAACGGCCAGGGCGATCAATCCCAGGATGGTGACCAGCTGGGGCACGGACGCACGGGCACCGTTGGCCGGCTTCCCGGCGGACTCGGAGGAGCCGCCGGCAGGGGAACTGCCGGAGCCGCCGGAGGTGCCCTTAGCCGAAACGCCGGCGGAGGAAATATCGGAGCCGGAGCCCTGCAGTGTGACGCCGGCCGCGCGGGCGCCCAGGCTGACGGACATGCGCTTTGCGGCGGCCTGCTCGACGAGGCGGCCACCCTTGGTGGACAGCAGTTTGCTTCCGCCGAGGACGATGAACAGAACCACGGCAATGGCGAGGTTGAAGAAGAAGCTGGCCAGGAAGATCGCAATTGGGTTGGCTTCCAACTCCGTCTTGGCGATGATGCCGTTGACGGTGACGCCGTAGACAGCGATGGGGGAGAAGCCGCCGGCCTGTGCGCCGTGGACCACCATCATGCCCATCATGAGCGGGTTGATCTTGTGTTTGGCGGCGAAGCTCAGCGCAATCGGGGCGATGATGGCGACGGCAGCGGGGGAGAGGGCGCCGACGGCGGTAATCACCGCGGTGATGGCGAACATGACCCACGGGATGAGGGCGACTTTGCTGCCCACCATGCGCACCGCGCCACGGACCAACAGGTCAATGGTGCCGTTGTTTTGGGCAATCGCGAACAGGTACGTCACCCCGACGATCGTGAGGAACAGACCGCCGGGGAAGTTGGCGAGGATGTCGTTGGTGGACATTCCCAGCACGACCGAACCGAGCAGGAATGCCCCCACGAAGGCCAGGGCGCCCATGTTGAGGGGGAGCACCGTGGCCAGGAGGAACATCACCGCCAGGATGATGATGGACAGGACGGGAGCGGACATCTTTGTTCCTCCGGAGTAGAAGTTAGTGTGAAGTGGCTCACTGGCCTAGCCTCCTAGACACTAGGTGTCTTTGTCAATAGTTCTCCGGTAGTCTTAGGGCCCAGAGCCTTCGCCGAAAGGAAGCGCATGCCTAAGCAGTCCGCAACCCAACAGATTTCCCGGGTCTCGCGCCCTCGGCTCTACGAACAGCTCGTGGAACAGCTCATGGACTACATCGAGGCTGCCCAGCTAGGCCCCGGGGATACGTTGCCGGCCGAGCGTGAACTTGCAGAACGGCTCGGCGTTTCGCGCGCAACGCTGGCCCAGGCGCTCGTGGCGCTGGAAGTGCTGGGTGTGATCGACGTCCAGCACGGCACCGGTGCGGTGTTGGTCTACCGTCCGAATGTTCCCTCCGTACTCAAGGGCCTCCGAGAGCACCGCAGCCGGCTCCCTGAAATCGTGGAGGCTCGGAGCACGTTGGAGGTAAAGCTTGCCGAGCTCGCCGCCGCGAGGCGCAGCGATGCCGACATGAAAGCCATCGACGAGGCGCTCGACGCGATGGCGGAGGAGGTGGCCTCTGGCGCGAAGGGTGCGCGGGGCGACGAACTCTTTCACCAGGCCGTGACCGCGGCTGCGCACTCGGCCGTGCTGGGCCAACTGATGACGTTCATTGCAGGCATGATCCTGGAAACCCGCCTCGAATCACTCGGGCAGCCGGGCCGCCCGGAGCAGTCCCTTGCGTCCCACCGCAAGATCGCCGACGCAATCAGGGACCAGGATTCCGCTGCCGCTGCCGCGGCGATGATGGAGCACATCGAACTGGTTTCGGACGTAGCCCTGCTGAAAGACGTGGCCCTGCTGAAGAACGGCTGAATCCTTTGCTAAGCGCCAAGGATCTGTGCAGATGAGCGCGGAGAAATTAGGCTCAGCCTGAACGATCCAATGATGGAGGACGCACATGAAACCCTTGCCGCTGCTGAATCTCGTTTCTCGACTGGAGGACAGTGCCTGGCTTGATCCATGGGTAACACGGGTCAAAGGAACCGTGAACTCGGTCGTCCCGTTCCCATGGCTTCGTGATGTGCTCCACGGGGTGCCCTTGGGACACCCGGTTCATCCTCTTGCGGTCCAAATACCGTTGGGGGCCTGGACGTCGGCCGCCGTTTTGGATGCTGTGCCCGGAAACGAGCGCGCCGCGGGCATTCTGATTGGCGTGGGGGCCATCGCCGCGGTCCCTTCGGCTGTCGCTGGCTTCACCGACTGGTCGGAACTCCATGAGCAGCAACAGCGCGTGGGCCTGGTACACGCCGCGGCGAACATCGCGGCCACCGGACTGTACATCGCGTCACTGGTGGAGCGGTCCCGCGGGCGGCAGTCGCGAGGCAAGCTGCTCGGATACCTGGGTTTTGCCACCGTTGGTGCCGGCGGCTTCCTCGGCGGCCACCTCACATATCGTCAGGCCGCCGGGGTAAACCACAGCGAGGATGTTCCGCACCGCTTCCCGGTCGGTTGGCATACCCTCGCCCCGTTGAACGAGCTCGCCGAAGGCGAGCTGGAAAAACGGACGGTGGCCGGTATGCCGCTGCTCGTGTTCCGGGAGGGCCAGGTGGTCCACGTCTTGTCGGACGTCTGCAGCCACCTCTCCGGGCCCCTCCACGAGGGCAAGCTCGACGAGCGCGGGGAGGCCTGCGTGATCTGTCCGTGGCATGGCAGCGTCTTTGAGCTGCGCACCGGAGAAGTCAGGGGCGGACCGGCGACGGCGGGCCAGCCGCGGTTCAGCACACGCATCGAGGAGGGTGTGGTGGAGGTGTCCCTCCCCGGGGCCGGGTAGGCGAGCCAACCCGGCGGACGGCGGGTGCCTTCCGTCAGCGCTTCTTACGCAGCCAGGGTCCCAACAACCGGGTGGTGACGGGAAGAAAGACATACGTCATCAGCGGCGTGAGGAGACAGGCGGCCAGCAGCACCTGGTAGGGAAGGGGCCATTCCTGGGTCAGCGGGTGCAGCAGGAAATTGGCCAGAAGGCTGAGCGGAAAAAGGGCAGAAAGATGCTGACCATCTGCTTCCACCGGGGCGGAACCACGGTCTCGGGAACGCTGAGGCGGACATCGCCGGGCTGCGCGAACCAGCCTTCGATGCCCGTGCGCCGTTCGATCTGCGTGACCTCCACGAGGTCAGCTGCACTGTCGATCCACCAGCGCCGCTCGTCGGACTGCTCCCAGTCGCTGAGCAGGTTGGCATCGGCAAAGCGGTACAGCATGTGCCATTCGTTGGAGTCTGCGGCTGAGCGGACCCAGCCGGATCCGAGGTAGCCGGGCCATTCGCGGGCGAGTTCCTGGCCTGCGTGCGCCCAGGCGCTGGCCTGACGCGTCCGGCCGGGTTGGACTGTGCGGGCCACGGACACAGTGACTGGCTGGAGCTGGGAATCGGAGATGGTCACCATAGGAATCTTACCGACGGCGCGGCACCTCCGTGTCGGACCTGCCGGCCCTGACAGTGCGTCGAACCTAGCGCAGCGCCCGACGTGTCGGACCCGACAGTGCGGTTGAACGGCACACAGCCGGGGCCAGCACAACGCGAAGCCCGTCATCGCCGGCTGGAAGGACCTGGGCTTCACCCCGAAGTGGTCAGAACTGGCTTCCGAGAAGAAAGCCGGCAACGCTTGGTGGAGGGTTTTGACGGGTGGGGCAATGTGATCGGCTATGCGGGCTAGGGCGGCGCTTGTGGGCACCCCGGCTGCGCTTATTACACAATGGCGTGAATACAGCCAAGGCTGTACTATGACCCGTATGGAAACGCTCACCCAGGCACCAGTGCTGGCCCGGTTCGGCTATGCAGTGTCAGACCCGACCCGCGCCCGGATCCTTCTGGCACTCTCGGAAACTCCGTCCTATCCCTCGGATCTGGCTGATTCCTTGGGAGTCTCGCGTCAGAGCATGTCCAACCACCTGACGTGCCTGCGGGGCTGCGGGCTGGTTGTTGCCGTCCCTGACGGGCGGCGGAGCCGCTATGAGCTGGCAGATGCCCGGCTTGGCAACGCCATCAAGGACCTGATCGGTGTTGTGCTTGCGGTGGACCCGGCGTGCTGTTCCCCGGATGGGGAGTGCTTCGCATGACCGCGCTGCTTCACGCGCCCAGTCCGGATCGCCGCAAGGTGCTGAGCCGGAGGATCAGGCTGTTCGCGGCAGCCACCATTACCTATAACGTCATTGAGGCTAGTGTGGCACTCTGGGCCGGCGGGGTCGCGGACTCTTCGGCGCTTATCGGCTTCGGCCTGGACTCGGTCATTGAAGTAACTTCCGCCCTGGCTCTTTCCTGGCAATTCTCTGCCAAGGACCCGGAACGACGTGAGCACCTGACTTTGCGGATCATCGCCATTTCCTTCTTCGCCCTCGCCGCGTTCGTGACCGTGGATGCCCTCCGGTCACTCACGGGCGCAGGGGAGGCCCAGCACTCGACACCGGGCCTCGTGATCGCAGCACTGAGCCTGTCGATCATGCCTGTCCTGTCGTGGGCGCAGCGCCGGGCCGGGCGGGAACTTGGCTCCAGGACCGCCGTAGCGGATTCCAAACAGACGCTGCTCTGCACGTACCTCTCCGCCGTCCTGCTGATTGGCTTGATCCTGAACAGCACTCTGGGGTGGTGGTGGGCCGATGCCGGCGCGGCATTGGTCATTGCAGGTATCGCCGTCCGGGAAGGCATCAACGCCTGGCGCGGCGAGGTCTGCTGCGCCATACCGCACGCCACCGAGTGCCACGCTGAAGAGGATGATGGCTGCTGCCCGCCCAGCGAAGAGTCCTCAACAACATCTGCCTTCGCGGTGCCCGTGACAGCAGCGACGGCAGGCAAAGAGCCTGTGGATTCCTGCTGCGCAAGGCGCAAATCAGACGCATTGGCTGCGCCGGTCGTCGTTAACCTTGGAACAAAGCCGGCTGATCGATGAGCGCAGTCGTTTCCGCCCGACGGGTCCGCCTCGTAATCTGGATTCTCCTTGCGGCCCTCGTCGGCGCTGGGGTGATCTGGTACTTCGTACTCACCGCCAATAAGCCCGCTCCGGCCGCACCTCTGGCGGCTGCCGACGCCCAGCTCATCAGGGAAGACAGCCACCGGGTCACGAGCCCGGCCACTGAGAAGGCCCAGCTGGTCGAGTTCCTGGACTTCGAGTGCGAATCCTGCCGTGCTGCTGAGCCGCTGGTCGCGGAACTGCAGAAGGAGTACGGGGACCGGATCACGTTCGTTCACCGCTACTTCCCGCTGCCCGGCCACCGTAATTCCGTCCCCTCAGCCGTGGCCGTGGAAGCCGCAGCCCAGCAGGGCAAGTATGAGGAAATGGCTGCCAAGCTATTCGAGACCCAGCCAAAATGGGGCGAGAAACAGGACTCCCAGGCAGCACTGTTTAGGACCTTCGCGCAGGAACTGGCTCTGGACATGGACAGGTACGACGCGGCAGTCGCGGACCAGGCAACCAAGGACCGCATCAGCAAGGACGTCGCCGACGGACGCGCCCTCGGCGTGACAGGCACGCCCACCTTCTACCTTGACGGAAAGAAGCTCACCCTGAACACCGAAGCCCAGTTCCGGCAGCTGCTCGACGAAGCCGCGCGCTAGCGTGGCTTTGACAGTCGGGCAAGGCAAACCACCGGCTTTGTTCCTTTCTATTGCCAGCCCGCCATCACCGGGGCGCATGAGAAGAGCGGGGCACCGGGTCGGCCACCTCAGGCGGTGTGGGAATATCCTTTGATAGAACGGCCCCCACCGTATCAAGGCCCTGGTTTCCGCTGCACTCCAAACAGGATTCGGGCGTCCGCTCCAGCCCGTCCAGCCCCTTCTTCAGGGTAGCCTGCCTAAGGGTCTAGGGAAGGTCGGTGTCGTGGACATCTTGAGCGACGTAAACAGCGAGTGGCTGAGGGCCCTGACGTGGCTTTCGGCGATCGCCGCCGGGTTGCTGCTGTGTTTTTGGCGGCCCCGCAGGCCTCATCTGGGTGCCCTTGGAGCCGTCCTCGTCTTCGCGATGGCTAACATCGGCGCGGGCATCTACGTCCTGTCCCACCTCGGCGATTCCCGCTGGGGCGGCGGTGCGGAGGACAGGCTCGGCGCTCCTCCCAAACTGGCTGATACTCCCGTTGTTGGGCGGTTTCTGGGAGACCTCGACGCTGCCATGAGCGGAGTGGTGGACGGCGTCAATGAATTCATCGATTTTCGGGCATCGCTTCCGGTCGCGGTGGAATTCCTTGCGGCAGCGGGATGGGCCCTGCTGGTCGCGGTGCCACTGGGCATCCTCGCGCTGATTGTGAGCTACCGGGACGGGCAGCGCCGCAAGAAGGAATTCGCCAGATACAGCTCGCGGGTCGAAGAACTCAGCGCCGAGCTCGAGGAAATCAAGCGCCACCTCGGCTACCCAAACCGCGATTGAAACCAGCAAGCAGCGCCGCGTGAGCCGACCGTGTGCGAGGTGTTGAGTGGCGCACCTCGGAGTAGTAGCGTGATTGCACGGTTAACTCGCAGCACCTTCACCCGGGAGCGACCATGCCATCAGTGAGACGCCGACTCGCTGCAATCACGGCGGCTCTGGCCTTGAGTGTTACCAGCGGTGTCGTCGTCAGCCCCGCCGTCGCAGATCCGCGGGAAACGGAAAAGACAGCCACCGCCACCGGATACGGCGGCGCAGTGAGCACCGTGGATTTGGAGGCATCCGGAGCGGCGATTGAAGTCCTCCGCAGAGGCGGCAACGCGGCGGACGCCGCCGTCGCGGCGGCCGCGACCCTGGGCGTGACCGAGCCCTACAGCGCAGGGATCGGCGGTGGAGGCTACTTCGTGTTCTACAGCGCGAAGACCCGCCGGGTCAGCACCATCGACGGCCGCGAAACTGCTCCGGCGGCGATGCGGCACGACGCGTTCATCGACCCGGGGACGGGCAAACCGTACCGCTTCACGCCGGAGCTCGTCACCAGTGGCGTCTCCGTCGGCGTCCCCGGCACGCCGGCCACGTGGGAGCGCGCGCTCGACCGTTGGGGCACGATGAGCCTCGCCGAGGCCCTCACGCCTGCAATCAACGTCGCGACCCGGGGTTTCGTGGTCGACGATACGTTCCGCCTGCAGACCCTCGACAACCAGGTCCGCTTCGCGGCGTTCACCTCGACGAGCAAGCTGTTCCTGCCGGGCGGAACAGCACCCGCCGTCGGCAGTGTCTTCCAGAACCCCGAACTCGCCGAAACCTACCGGCTCCTCGGCGAGAACGGCGCACGCGGCTTCTACCGCGGCGCCCTCGCGGCGGAAATCGCGGCCACCGTCCAGTCCCCGCCCAAGGCGCCTGGCACGGCGCTGCCCGTCCCGGTCGGCAATATGACGACGGCGGATCTGGCCGCCTACCGCGTGCTGGATCAGGCACCCACGCACGTGGACTACCGCGGCCTGGACGTTTACGGCATGGCGCCGTCGAGCAGCGGTGGCACCACCGTCGGGGAGGCGCTGAACATCCTCGACCCGTTCAACATCTCGGAGATGGCCCAGCCCGACGCCCTGCACCACTACCTCGAGGCGAGCGCCCTCGCCTTCGCGGACCGGGGGAAATACGTGGGCGACCCCGCGTTCGTCGACGTCCCCACCAAGGCGCTCACCGATCCCCGGTTCGGCAAAGAGCGCTCCTGCCAGATTGATCCGCGGCACGCGGCCAAGAAGCCCGTCCCGCCGGGGGACGTGGCCAAGTACGACGGCGCGTGCCCGGCCGCCGCTGCCGCGCCTGCCACCGAGAGGGACACGGAGAACATCTCGACCACCAACCTGACGGTCGCGGACAAATGGGGAAACGTGGTTGAGTACACGCTCACCATCGAGCAGACGGGCGGCTCCGGCATCGTGGTTCCCGGCCGCGGGTTCCTGCTCAACAACGAACTGACCGACTTTAGTGCCGTCTACGACCCGGCCGACCCGAACCGGATCGAGCCGGGCAAGCGTCCGCGCTCCTCGATGTCACCAACCATCATCCTCAAGGACGACAAACCGTTCCTCGCGCTCGGCTCGCCCGGCGGGTCCACGATCATCACCACCGTCCTGCAGACGATCCTGAACCGGGTGGACCTGGGCATGAGCATTTCCAAGGCGATCGCCGCGCCGCGTGCGGCGCAGCGGAACTCGGCCAGTGTGACGGCGGAGTCGGGATTCATCGCCGCCTACGGAAGCCAGCTCGCGCCGTACGGCCACGTGCTGGAGCCGGCCGGGGCGCCGTCGACGTCCGCGGCGGAGATCGGTGCGGCGACGGCAATCGAGTTCAAGTCCGACGGGCGCATGGTCGCCGCTGCTGAGCCGGTGCGGCGTGGGGGCGGCTCCGCGATGGTGGTCAAACGTTCACGCTGAGGTCCCCGCCCGGTGCTCCATCGGTGGTTTCGGAAAATTGATCGGGGGAACCGATGATCACGGTGCGCTTCCAGTACCTCAGCGGGATAAAGCAGCGCCTCTTCCGAAACGCCCGCCTGGCCGGCTCGTGGAACGGCTGGGGCGACCTGCCCATGCAGGAGGTCACCGGCGAGGACGGCTGTCCGGCCTTTGAAGCGACCGTGGTCTTCGACGACGCCGTGGCAGGACAGGAGGTCCGGTGGGGTGTCCGCCTGGACGGTCCGTCCGGTGCGAACCAGTGGGCGATCGCCACCGAGGACCCGTATCCCAACCCTGTGCGAACGGAGCGCATTTTCATCCTGCCGACGGCCGGAGGGCACGATACGGCCCGGTACTGCCTGACCGTCAGCCGGTTCTTCGGGGCCCAGAAACTGCACCAGTACGGCAAGGAGCACCTCCGGTTCGCGGCGTGGGCTCCGAACGCCCAGGCGGTCGACGTCGTCTTCGGGAAAAAGGACAACGGCTATATCTACGACGACGGACGCGGCATCGACCCGAACCAGCCGGTGATCCCGCTGCACGGCATTGGCGCGGGCATCTGGGCCAGTGTTCCCCGGGCCGACTTCGCGTCCTTCGTGGGCCTGCCCTACATGTACCGCGTTCGCACCGCGCAGGGAGTGGTCCGGATGCGCACCGACCTCCACTCCCGGTGGCAGATGGGACGCGGCGCCATCAATCCGGAAAACCCGAACCACCCTGCCTGGGACGGGAATCCGGACAGCCTGGACGGAGGCGTGAGCTGCAGCGTCGTCATCGACCAGGACGTGGTGCGGGAAGAATTCGAACCGACCACCGACCCGCCGAAGCAGCTTCCCGACGAGGAGTTCTGGCTCACCGAGTTCACCCCTGCCACGCCGGTGCCGACCCGGCTGACGGAACTGGTGATCTACGAACTCCACATAGGATCGCTGGGATTCAGTCGGATTGACGCCGGCAAACTCCGGGATGCCATGGAGTTCATCCCTCATCTGGTGTCCCTCGGGATCAACGCGGTGGAACTGATGCCGGTGTCTGAGACCGGCGGGACCTTCAGCTGGGGTTACGGCGACACCCATCACTTCGTCATCGAGTCCAGCGCCGGCGGACGCGACAAGTACAAGCACTTCGTGCGGGAGTGCCACCGCAACGGGATAGCCGTCATCCAGGACGTCGTCTACAACCACTTCGACAACACCGCCGATCGGGCCCAATGGCAATACGACTCCGACCTGCCCGAGCAGAACATCTACTACTGGTACGAGGGCCGGTCCGCCGACCACGGGAACCCGGACAACGGGTACCTCCAGAACGGGTCTTCGGGACGGACCCCGCGACTGTGGGAGGAGAACGTCCGGCAGCTTTTCATCAGCAGCGCGGCGGAGTTCGCAGCGGAGTTCCACGTCGACGGCTTCCGCGTGGATCTCACCGAGGCCATCCACCGCGACCACCGGCGGGAGATCGATGGGTCGGAAGTTCTCGCGGCGCAGCTGTACGGGCACAAACTGTTGCGGGAGTGGAGCCGCACGCTGAACCTTATCCGTCCCTCCGCTATTCGAATTGCCGAAGATCACTCGGGCTGGAACAAAATCACCGAACCCGCTGACACCGGCGGGATGGGCTTCAATGCAACCTGGTTCTCGGACCTGTACCACGACCTCATCGGCGACGCCGCCAACCATGAGGACAGGGCGAAAATACTGCACGGTGCCGGATTCGGGACCGACGGCCCGCTGCCCTGGACCCAGTTCTGCGGCTCCTTCGCCAGGACGGGGGAGGCGCACGTTGTCTATCACGAATCCCACGATGAGGCAGGAAACGCGCAGGGCACTCTGCGCACCATCCGCGCGGCCATCAACGACGCCGTCCTGCACGGGCCGACCCGGGACGTCGCCGAGGCCAGGACGCGCGTCGTCGCCGGGATCAGCATGCTCTCGGCCGGCACGCCGATGTTTTTTATGGGCGAGGAAATCGGCGCGCGGAAGCCTTGTAAGTACGACGACATCCCGGGCGGACGGGAGGACATCCTGGGTGAGCGTTCCGGGCTCGGTGCGAACCTGTTCCGCTACTACCAGGACCTGATCCGGCTCCGCCGGGGCAGCCGGGCCTTCCGTTCGCGCACCATCGACATCATCCACGCCTCTGATGACGCCCGGGTTCTTGCCTTCGTCCGTTCCGACGGCACCACCCGTGAGCTGGTCGTCGCGTCCCTGAACAACCATCCGTTTGCGGCCGGGTACACCCTGCGAACGACGGCGGACCGGCTGGCCCCGGGCGGATGGCAGGAAATTTTCAACAGCGATTCCAGGTTCTATGGCGGAACCGATCTGGGCAACTACGGTGCCGTGCTGCCAAGTCAGGACGGGCGGATCGATGTGCGGTTGCCGGCCAACGGCCTCGTCGTCCTGCGACGGACGTGATCCTGCTCCCGCCCGTTTTCTTGCGTGTTCACGTGAAGATATCGGCCACATACCTGCCGTGGGTGCGTTCCACATCATCGATCCACGCGTCGGCCTCCGCAACAGATGCGCCGGTCGCCTCCCGATAGATGCGCTCGCACGTGTCCCGCACCTGCGGCGCCATGTGTTTGCCGTCGCCGCAGACGTAGACGGTTGCGCCCTGT
Encoded here:
- a CDS encoding CaiB/BaiF CoA transferase family protein, whose product is MSTEPTIHAEGPLAGYLVVDLSRALAGPHAGMMLADLGARVIKVENPGTGDDTRGWGPPFVGPEDDPQATYFLSCNRNKESIALDLKSDDGRTVLRELLERADVVIENFRPGVLDRLGFSAAEMHELNPALVVLSITGFGHDGPESRRSGYDQILQGEAGLMSLTGSGPDDPQRVGVPIADLLSGMYGAFGTLAALLQRERTGQGQIVRTSLLAALIGVHAFQGTRATVAGEVPKAQGNHHPSIAPYGLFHCRQGSVQISVGSEKLWSTFASAFGIDAARPEFATNADRVRNRAKVIEEIEQAFSEFEAEPLLAKLNAAGIPAGKVRALDEVYEWEQVHSQGLVIDVEHKILGKVSLPGPPLRFFSAADTAETTLTTHTAPPLLDQDGEQIRQWLGLVPAETRRTGTGTGTPAGPEQEKR
- a CDS encoding SLC13 family permease, translated to MSAPVLSIIILAVMFLLATVLPLNMGALAFVGAFLLGSVVLGMSTNDILANFPGGLFLTIVGVTYLFAIAQNNGTIDLLVRGAVRMVGSKVALIPWVMFAITAVITAVGALSPAAVAIIAPIALSFAAKHKINPLMMGMMVVHGAQAGGFSPIAVYGVTVNGIIAKTELEANPIAIFLASFFFNLAIAVVLFIVLGGSKLLSTKGGRLVEQAAAKRMSVSLGARAAGVTLQGSGSDISSAGVSAKGTSGGSGSSPAGGSSESAGKPANGARASVPQLVTILGLIALAVISLGFKVDVGFVSITIAIILALVSPAAQKGAVNKISWSTVLLICGMLTFVGVLEEAGTIKFVSDGVTQLGMPLLAALLICYIGAVVSAFASSTAILAALIPLAVPFLATGEIGAVGVIAALAVSSTIVDVSPFSTNGALVLANAPEDVDKDKFYKQILAYSGIVVAVGPAIAWLVMVLPGWM
- a CDS encoding FadR/GntR family transcriptional regulator; protein product: MPKQSATQQISRVSRPRLYEQLVEQLMDYIEAAQLGPGDTLPAERELAERLGVSRATLAQALVALEVLGVIDVQHGTGAVLVYRPNVPSVLKGLREHRSRLPEIVEARSTLEVKLAELAAARRSDADMKAIDEALDAMAEEVASGAKGARGDELFHQAVTAAAHSAVLGQLMTFIAGMILETRLESLGQPGRPEQSLASHRKIADAIRDQDSAAAAAAMMEHIELVSDVALLKDVALLKNG
- a CDS encoding Rieske 2Fe-2S domain-containing protein, coding for MKPLPLLNLVSRLEDSAWLDPWVTRVKGTVNSVVPFPWLRDVLHGVPLGHPVHPLAVQIPLGAWTSAAVLDAVPGNERAAGILIGVGAIAAVPSAVAGFTDWSELHEQQQRVGLVHAAANIAATGLYIASLVERSRGRQSRGKLLGYLGFATVGAGGFLGGHLTYRQAAGVNHSEDVPHRFPVGWHTLAPLNELAEGELEKRTVAGMPLLVFREGQVVHVLSDVCSHLSGPLHEGKLDERGEACVICPWHGSVFELRTGEVRGGPATAGQPRFSTRIEEGVVEVSLPGAG
- a CDS encoding ArsR/SmtB family transcription factor; the encoded protein is METLTQAPVLARFGYAVSDPTRARILLALSETPSYPSDLADSLGVSRQSMSNHLTCLRGCGLVVAVPDGRRSRYELADARLGNAIKDLIGVVLAVDPACCSPDGECFA
- a CDS encoding cation diffusion facilitator family transporter; translation: MTALLHAPSPDRRKVLSRRIRLFAAATITYNVIEASVALWAGGVADSSALIGFGLDSVIEVTSALALSWQFSAKDPERREHLTLRIIAISFFALAAFVTVDALRSLTGAGEAQHSTPGLVIAALSLSIMPVLSWAQRRAGRELGSRTAVADSKQTLLCTYLSAVLLIGLILNSTLGWWWADAGAALVIAGIAVREGINAWRGEVCCAIPHATECHAEEDDGCCPPSEESSTTSAFAVPVTAATAGKEPVDSCCARRKSDALAAPVVVNLGTKPADR
- a CDS encoding DsbA family protein gives rise to the protein MSAVVSARRVRLVIWILLAALVGAGVIWYFVLTANKPAPAAPLAAADAQLIREDSHRVTSPATEKAQLVEFLDFECESCRAAEPLVAELQKEYGDRITFVHRYFPLPGHRNSVPSAVAVEAAAQQGKYEEMAAKLFETQPKWGEKQDSQAALFRTFAQELALDMDRYDAAVADQATKDRISKDVADGRALGVTGTPTFYLDGKKLTLNTEAQFRQLLDEAAR